The genome window AATGTTTTTACACAAATTTTCTGCTGCAAAGTCAGCAGCTTTTGCACCACCATGCCCATCGAAAACACCGAAGAAagcctaagaaaacaaaatcaccTAATCAGGTTCCAATTACCAAAAACATTATAAGTAAAATAATTCATGAATAGAGATCTCCAATTAATTCTGCCATTTTTTAGTACATTAGTTTCCTGATCTGTACACCTAAAAATACACATTCTGACATTCATAACACAAgcaatacacatatataatctCTGAACTTTTTTCTCTAAATTCTTACTCTCCACTCTTTCATCAATGGAATTATTCAATTCAAATAATATTAACCCAATGTATTTGTGCCGCTCGACCAGTTATACCCTATACCACCGGTTTGATTCCAATACCGGTATGCATTACAAGATTTAAACCTATAAAATTGTAATGCCCACAACTCCGTAATCAATTTTGTGTGGTGCggaattttgatattttagcACTAAAAAGTAAAATAGTAACCCTAAAGAAACAAAAGGCCATAAAACTCACATGTTTAGAATCTCCATCGAGATCAACAGAAGCCGAGTATCGATCCTCCATGACACTACGCTTTCCCCTTTTGCAATAAACCGAGTACCCCTCCTGCTCAACCTCCACCTCCTGCAAGTCTAATCCGGGCGTCTTGACTCGAGAATTCATCGCCGGTGAAGCCGACATCACCGGTATCTCTAACCTCCCTGGCCTCTTCCTCTTCAGCAGCGTAGCACCGGCGCTCGGATCCCTATATCCTCTAACATTCTTCATCGCTTTCGGAGCCAAGGGTGACTGTGTTGGTGGTGGCAAATCTGGGCCCCCAATCATCGGAGCCGGTGAAGGTGACTTGCAGTAGAACGCCGGAGGCGAGAATATCGGAGAATTTGGTACGGCCACCGCGCATGACATGATGTTGTCTTTGTtgtaattcttcttcttcttctttcttctcttctttgccGTCGTTCAGAGTTGCTGTTTTTCAGAGAACAAACGGAGCCCTATTTTATAGATTTACAAGTGAGAAAACGTCGTCGCATTTCTAGATTGACTTGAGAATTGTTATGAACTTGGCTCCACTACGCGCCCGACTTGGCGCGTTCCACACCTCAATATGAATTCTTGAAGAAGCGTTGACGCGAATGAAACACACGGGCTTTGGGTGCGAGTATTGtttgaaaaacaaatttctttGGAGATATTAATTATTCGATGGACTTAATCGTTCAACGGTCAAACACGTTAAAAATGGCTGGCCCGAAGTTGGAGACCCAATCGTTTCACTTTCTCTTTTGTGTTTCTGTGGGATACGATTAAGTCGTTGGTTCCAGTTGTGTTAGTGGTTAAGATGGAATACGTGGCGTACTCTGGTTGGAGAACAATGCAGTTGGTCAAACAAAGATGATAATGCGTCGGTACAGTCGGTGGGCGGTGGCATGTGCTTTggttttgggtttgggttgtaTGATTCCTTTGTCCTTAAGAATGCGGATGCCCATAACGCCAAGGCAAATACGTTGAACTGGCAACATCAAGTCAACCTGTTTTActtgttcttttttgtttgcTATTTCTGATAATTGTTGTAGGATAATAGTTTGATGAATTTAGAATTAAACAAGCTAAGAATGAAAAAATACAAGTCTATACAATGAAAGCAATTAATCGTCACTCTTAACTTCAACCCATCTCTCTCATTGGTATTCATGATATCTATGCATTGATCCACTCCCGGTGAGTTGATTTTCAATTTGTAATAGCTGAGGGATCAACCTAGATGAGAAACAAAGTCTAATAACTGAGCTTACTCAGTGAGTTGGGTTTCATATTGTAATAGTTGAGGTACAAAATCTTGTGGGTATTGTAATAGCTGATGAATAAAATCGTGTGGATCTGATGTATCAACAGAGAGTGAAACACCTAAAGTTGATGGTATTAGTATTATTGATGTGTGCGAGTGAAtttctggaagaaaaaaaaaatcataaatacatAGGAGTagtataaacaaaagaaaaggaattatTTTGGAAACTtgccttatttttatttgagaaaAGTGAGATTAAACTTCATTATTAGAGAGAGATATTAGGCACTACAACGTACGTCGTCAAAAGCACACAATACATACAAACCACCTCCTCCTAAGAACAGAGGGAGGAGGAGCACCACCCCTAAAcctaaaaacaaaagcaaaacaacttATTTATGTCACACCATGACCAGGACCAGGACCAACAAGAAGATTGATTAACTAGGCCATGGCTCGGGTCCTGAACTTGGACTCGTCGATGGGGATCCCATCTTTCTCAGCCCGCTCTCCTCCAGGCTCCTTCTGTGTTGCTAAGCCCACCTTTCCGACCCATCTCCTGGTACCCTTCTGTCCCCAGCTGCTCCTTCCTTGTCTGTCCTCCTCTGCTCCTccctatttattttatttttattttccaaacACAGTACATTACTTACACGCAAATTAAGACGTAAATTATATATACCTTCAGCTAGGTGTTCCTGGGCTTCAAGGCTTTTGCCACCGGTGCCACCGGGGACCACCGTCTCCCCTCGCCTTGCCCTGGCGTCGAGCTCCTCTTTGTTTTGTTGATCAGACGACATACTGATCTAATTCTCTTTTTACTTTCTTCAACTTCCAGTACTACGTACTGGATTGGATGTGCTTAGACCTTAGTTTGGTTACGTAGGGCAGGAAGGATTATATAGGATGGAGCGCAGGGAAGGGAGGAGAGCAGAGGAGGTTTTGCCTTTGAGTGACACGTGGAGTCAAGGTGGCAGTTAAGGAGGATGTAAGGAGACACCTAGGATGGAGGGTGCAAAAGAGAATGACACGTGTCATCtatattttgacaaatcatgtcaATAGTCCCTAACACTTGGACACgtttagttaattttttttattttaggatCTTAAGCATTATTCTATGATTAATTGGAATTAAATTGTTGGGGTTGGGGTGGTGGCCAAATGTGCAAATAAGAGTGGATGAAGCTTGGACGGTATCAAGGAAAATTTTGAGCATTACATCCATAAATAACTTTCATATCAAGGTTAATATCAACCCAAGTATTAATTATGCGGCATTGACTATAAATTACAGATTGGTTGAACTTGAAACCATGACTACTTGTCTGGGACATAGTGGCTTTTTGGGCTGCTTAGACATTGTTCGATTAATGGCAGCTGTTGACAAATGATACATCTTTAATTGGACCACCCTCCCATCAAATGCCATTAAAGACGTGCTTCAATGAAGCAGCGCAGAAAGAGAGAAACTTGGGCTTGAAGAATAAAGAAAGGCTCGTGTATATATGGGTAGTGTGTTTAGATTGAGGGATCGAATGAAAGGGAAAGGAGGAGAAGGGAATGGAATGGAAGCGCACTAAACTTAGTGTCATGGGCGGCTCAATCTCTGGCATTACTATTTACTCGCAAACAACTTATGCTCACTAGGATTGGATTTGGACCGAGAAAGTCATTTCAAATCCTCCTCCTATTTCCACTTCATGGTCAAAGTTAAAATCCAAGGTTACAAAGTAATGGCTTCAAGTAACACAGATCACACCACAGAAAACATGCTTGAAAAATACACTTCCAAGTTACAACAGGGACGTCTTTTCAGTGATTTAAGAGGACAGAGATAATGCAAATACAATAACAGCTGCCAAATAGGTATATGTTATTCAAACTTAAAATGGGTCATTGATATAAATACAAGATTTAAGTGAAACTTTCTCATACATTATTTCCTTCATATTTAGATTACAGAATAACCTGACAAGGAATTCCTAATAATTAAAAGAATATTCTCCTTTCTTTGATCCATCAGATCCCTGAGAACCTATGAGCAGACTCATTCTTTCTGCCAACCTCCTTTTCCTGATATATACTAAACTATAATAATTAAAATCCTAACAAGAATTCCAAAAACATATTTGTCAGAAGAAAATTAGAAACCAAGGAGCAGAAAGGTGTTCTGCTTATTATGCCACCATCTGCTCCTGTTCTCTGTACATTTGTTCCATCCATGGTGGAAGAGAGTCACGAACCCCATCTCCCATATTATACTGCTGTTTCTCAGGAGTAACATCTTTCACCAATGAAGTAACCCAAGACACATCGGGCTCACCAACATGAGAAGGTCTAAagtctgctgctgctgctgcagtgGTGCTGGCATTGCGAGTTCGAAACCCAAATGAAGCAGACTTCTTTAGCTTGTTCAACTCATCTCCTTGCATACCCCAGTCCAGTTTCCCATCTGGAGAGCTCCAGTCTGATATATTATTAGAAGGCATCATGGAAACTGAATTTGCAGCAGCAGTAACTCCTAGTCGATTTGTCACTGCTCCACGGTCAATAAAACTTTGACTCCGCTTGGCAAAGCTAGAAGATCTGGAATTCATCACTGCTGCTGCCACTGCAGCTGACGAATCAAACCCTAGTGAAGGGGGCTTCCAACCTGAATGGGAAGAGAGGTTTGTAGCTGGGTAGCTTGCACGAAGCTGGTTCATGTTTTGACGCATTTGAAGGCCAGTAGGGGACTGTACCTGGGTTGGGGTTGAGGGCCTTGAGGTCTGCAGTGGAAGTCCTGGCAATGAAGACATTACAGAAGGATCAATAGATCCAAAGACGTCCTCAAGGTTAGTAGCCTTCAATTCTCCAAACCTATTGAAGTCCTTACTCCAAGAAGAAGGAGAGGATAGAGTTGATATCTCATCAATCAACTGCTGTTGCTGAAGTAAGCTATTATGATTTTCCAGCGCAAGCAACTCCATCTGGAAGTTTAAATCTCTAGCACTTAGAGAAGATTTCAACCTGCTGCCAGAAAGCTGCAAGGCAGGTGGggttaaattaattttgttctGCCTCAAGCCTCCACTCTTTGGAGATGGTGAGGCAGCTGCCAAAGATGACATTGGTGGTGTAGAAACAATAGGTGATGGGAAAGATGCGGACCCAAGCGCCAACGGGCTCAATGTTGTCATGTCCACTGCACTAACTGAAGCAGACCTAGGAGAAGGCATTGCCGAACCAGTTGAAGCATACACAGGTCGTAATTCTTCAGGCTGGTGAGCGAAGAAGCAAACTTTGCGGTTGCAACCAGTTTCGTCCTTGCAAAGACGTGTCCGGTACTGAGCAGGATGCAACCAGGACTCAAACACACCATGAGCATACTCACAGGCATCCCCCTTTTGGCAAGCCCCCTTGCGGAAATCAGGGCAAGGGACACAAGTGTAAGGATATTTCTTTGGGTCTCGCCTCCTCGCATTCTCACCAGGATGGACAAACGGGCACTCTGTCCAATCATGAGAGTACGCCCTTGAGCATGGCTTCACCTTGAAAGAGTACATTCTGAATTCGTCTGTTCCATATAATCCATTGTTTATATCAGGCAATGATACATCAATTGGATA of Tripterygium wilfordii isolate XIE 37 chromosome 13, ASM1340144v1, whole genome shotgun sequence contains these proteins:
- the LOC120012347 gene encoding zinc finger CCCH domain-containing protein 29-like, translating into MCKGSKSKHNPENFSMEGESLKQKDGTLFNCSVLLELAASDDLAAFKEEVEVKGFGVEEASLWYGRRVGSKKMGFEERTPLMIAAMFGSIDVLKYLIGTGMVDINRACGSDRVTALHCAIAGGADVSVEIVKFLLDASANPNHVDANGNKPCDLVTPTFKSIRSSTKRALEMLLKGEHFNQDSEEKLTTMPQLLKEGSDKKEYPIDVSLPDINNGLYGTDEFRMYSFKVKPCSRAYSHDWTECPFVHPGENARRRDPKKYPYTCVPCPDFRKGACQKGDACEYAHGVFESWLHPAQYRTRLCKDETGCNRKVCFFAHQPEELRPVYASTGSAMPSPRSASVSAVDMTTLSPLALGSASFPSPIVSTPPMSSLAAASPSPKSGGLRQNKINLTPPALQLSGSRLKSSLSARDLNFQMELLALENHNSLLQQQQLIDEISTLSSPSSWSKDFNRFGELKATNLEDVFGSIDPSVMSSLPGLPLQTSRPSTPTQVQSPTGLQMRQNMNQLRASYPATNLSSHSGWKPPSLGFDSSAAVAAAVMNSRSSSFAKRSQSFIDRGAVTNRLGVTAAANSVSMMPSNNISDWSSPDGKLDWGMQGDELNKLKKSASFGFRTRNASTTAAAAADFRPSHVGEPDVSWVTSLVKDVTPEKQQYNMGDGVRDSLPPWMEQMYREQEQMVA